A window from Vanessa atalanta chromosome 16, ilVanAtal1.2, whole genome shotgun sequence encodes these proteins:
- the LOC125069845 gene encoding frizzled-10-like isoform X1 codes for MMGRFLCIFLLVWMVAADQEEVEGGKCERIKLSQCQDLGYNWTAMPNLMGHRDQKEAEEAMTAFTGILASECSVHARFLLCSAFAPLCSEQVSGSVSACRALCEKVVEDCKEQIKLLPPSIKLDCSAFPLRPDRRLCMRPPNASELESEPPPLPRWPFHDQELREHGCPPAYTRAPTGECWPACGQHARYTQSDKRTAEIWMITLAWFSLLSTSFALLTFCAEPSRYRYPERPVVWMATCHAIVALAHVTRGWLGAKTVSCSGTTLAVDGLASPTCVAFFSLTYYFTLAADAWFANACVAWYLTAASEWSTEALERAAAYLHAVAWGWAGAWTAAALALRRVTAEELTGTCGVSDTAAAALIGVPRGALLITSIALAIGACPGIMRVRRALDSRGARRVGRLAARAAAGGLLYLLLAAFATGTRVIEARKREAQTNLALLAALEAGNIENTVGSSGVSICLWLSCGIAAGAWAWSRKTAVVWKKALCPPRKAPCCAPPLLRPQHPYYKRPLHVSRV; via the exons ATGATGGGTCggtttttgtgtatttttctcCTGGTTTGGATGGTTGCTGCTGACCAGGAGGAGGTCGAAGGTGGAAAATGCGAGAGGATTAAGCTGTCTCAGTGCCAGGACCTTGGTTACAACTGGACAGCCATGCCTAATCTAATGGGACACAGAGATCAAAAGGAAGCTGAGGAAGCG ATGACAGCATTTACGGGCATCCTGGCCAGTGAGTGTTCCGTCCACGCACGTTTCCTTCTCTGCTCAGCGTTCGCACCCCTGTGCTCTGAGCAAGTGTCCGGCTCCGTGAGCGCCTGCCGAGCTCTCTGCGAGAAGGTCGTCGAAGATTGCAAGGagcaaatcaaattattacCACCCAGTATCAAGCTTGACTGTTCCGCGTTCCCACTCCGCCCTGATAGACGGCTATGCATGCGGCCCCCCAATGCTAGCGAGTTGGAATCTGAACCACCCCCACTCCCACGTTGGCCATTCCATGATCAAGAGCTCAGAGAGCACGGGTGCCCACCAGCTTACACGAGAGCACCGACCGGCGAATGTTGGCCTGCGTGTGGCCAACACGCTCGCTACACACAATCCGACAAGCGAACTGCCGAAATCTGGATGATCACACTCGCATGGTTTTCTTTATTGTCAACTTCATTTGCGCTGTTAACTTTTTGCGCCGAGCCGTCGCGATATCGGTATCCCGAGAGGCCGGTGGTCTGGATGGCGACATGTCACGCCATTGTTGCATTAGCGCACGTCACGCGAGGTTGGCTTGGAGCGAAGACAGTTTCCTGTAGTGGCACCACACTGGCCGTCGATGGATTAGCGTCTCCTACCTGCGTGGCTTTCTTTTCCCTAACTTATTACTTCACGCTAGCCGCAGATGCCTGGTTCGCAAACGCTTGTGTAGCGTGGTACTTGACAGCCGCTAGTGAATGGTCCACCGAAGCCCTGGAGCGCGCGGCGGCGTATCTACATGCCGTGGCTTGGGGATGGGCGGGTGCATGGACTGCAGCAGCTTTAGCACTTCGAAGGGTGACAGCCGAAGAACTGACTGGCACGTGTGGAGTATCAGATACGGCTGCTGCAGCACTCATAGGGGTCCCGCGAGGCGCATTGCTTATCACTTCGATAGCGCTTGCGATCGGTGCTTGTCCAGGAATAATGAGAGTTCGCCGAGCACTAGACTCGAGAGGTGCAAGGCGAGTTGGAAGGTTGGCGGCTCGGGCCGCGGCCGGTGGACTGCTCTACTTACTACTAGCGGCGTTTGCGACTGGCACACGAGTAATCGAAGCTAGAAAGAGGGAAGCTCAGACTAACCTAGCATTGTTAGCCGCTCTGGAAGCCGGTAATATAGAAAACACAGTTGGCTCAAGTGGCGTGTCCATTTGTTTGTGGCTGTCGTGTGGTATCGCGGCGGGTGCTTGGGCCTGGTCGAGAAAAACTGCAGTCGTATGGAAAAAGGCTCTTTGTCCCCCACGCAAGGCGCCATGTTGCGCTCCTCCACTACTCAGACCTCAGCACCCTTATTATAAAAGACCTCTTCACGTATCAAGAGTGTGA
- the LOC125069845 gene encoding frizzled-9-like isoform X2, with translation MMGRFLCIFLLVWMVAADQEEVEDCKEQIKLLPPSIKLDCSAFPLRPDRRLCMRPPNASELESEPPPLPRWPFHDQELREHGCPPAYTRAPTGECWPACGQHARYTQSDKRTAEIWMITLAWFSLLSTSFALLTFCAEPSRYRYPERPVVWMATCHAIVALAHVTRGWLGAKTVSCSGTTLAVDGLASPTCVAFFSLTYYFTLAADAWFANACVAWYLTAASEWSTEALERAAAYLHAVAWGWAGAWTAAALALRRVTAEELTGTCGVSDTAAAALIGVPRGALLITSIALAIGACPGIMRVRRALDSRGARRVGRLAARAAAGGLLYLLLAAFATGTRVIEARKREAQTNLALLAALEAGNIENTVGSSGVSICLWLSCGIAAGAWAWSRKTAVVWKKALCPPRKAPCCAPPLLRPQHPYYKRPLHVSRV, from the exons ATGATGGGTCggtttttgtgtatttttctcCTGGTTTGGATGGTTGCTGCTGACCAGGAGGAGGTCGAAG ATTGCAAGGagcaaatcaaattattacCACCCAGTATCAAGCTTGACTGTTCCGCGTTCCCACTCCGCCCTGATAGACGGCTATGCATGCGGCCCCCCAATGCTAGCGAGTTGGAATCTGAACCACCCCCACTCCCACGTTGGCCATTCCATGATCAAGAGCTCAGAGAGCACGGGTGCCCACCAGCTTACACGAGAGCACCGACCGGCGAATGTTGGCCTGCGTGTGGCCAACACGCTCGCTACACACAATCCGACAAGCGAACTGCCGAAATCTGGATGATCACACTCGCATGGTTTTCTTTATTGTCAACTTCATTTGCGCTGTTAACTTTTTGCGCCGAGCCGTCGCGATATCGGTATCCCGAGAGGCCGGTGGTCTGGATGGCGACATGTCACGCCATTGTTGCATTAGCGCACGTCACGCGAGGTTGGCTTGGAGCGAAGACAGTTTCCTGTAGTGGCACCACACTGGCCGTCGATGGATTAGCGTCTCCTACCTGCGTGGCTTTCTTTTCCCTAACTTATTACTTCACGCTAGCCGCAGATGCCTGGTTCGCAAACGCTTGTGTAGCGTGGTACTTGACAGCCGCTAGTGAATGGTCCACCGAAGCCCTGGAGCGCGCGGCGGCGTATCTACATGCCGTGGCTTGGGGATGGGCGGGTGCATGGACTGCAGCAGCTTTAGCACTTCGAAGGGTGACAGCCGAAGAACTGACTGGCACGTGTGGAGTATCAGATACGGCTGCTGCAGCACTCATAGGGGTCCCGCGAGGCGCATTGCTTATCACTTCGATAGCGCTTGCGATCGGTGCTTGTCCAGGAATAATGAGAGTTCGCCGAGCACTAGACTCGAGAGGTGCAAGGCGAGTTGGAAGGTTGGCGGCTCGGGCCGCGGCCGGTGGACTGCTCTACTTACTACTAGCGGCGTTTGCGACTGGCACACGAGTAATCGAAGCTAGAAAGAGGGAAGCTCAGACTAACCTAGCATTGTTAGCCGCTCTGGAAGCCGGTAATATAGAAAACACAGTTGGCTCAAGTGGCGTGTCCATTTGTTTGTGGCTGTCGTGTGGTATCGCGGCGGGTGCTTGGGCCTGGTCGAGAAAAACTGCAGTCGTATGGAAAAAGGCTCTTTGTCCCCCACGCAAGGCGCCATGTTGCGCTCCTCCACTACTCAGACCTCAGCACCCTTATTATAAAAGACCTCTTCACGTATCAAGAGTGTGA